A genomic window from Brevibacillus agri includes:
- the bioC gene encoding malonyl-ACP O-methyltransferase BioC, whose product MHRNTVKHRFSNKAASYEQYAIVQKEMANRLSAMVQTAIPRDAVASILEVGCGTGGLTRLIRSQYPHADYEAIDLAAGMIAQAQASLARLGLTGSFYQADAEEWVWTQPAACKDLIVSGACFQWFFRPEQTIRGLCRLLAPNAPLYFSTFGPDTFCELHDSFAHAHASLGEKGVRHGLSFLSAEQWLSMLEAAGMSSLRATTQKVVLAYPGVSDFLHAVKAVGANASEDKSAGLGRRRLLLAMMDYYERTYGGEHGVRVTYDLLYISGVRQPRP is encoded by the coding sequence TTGCACAGAAACACGGTCAAGCATCGGTTCAGTAACAAGGCAGCCTCCTATGAGCAGTACGCCATCGTGCAAAAGGAGATGGCGAATCGACTGAGCGCAATGGTTCAGACGGCTATTCCCCGGGACGCGGTCGCCAGCATCCTCGAGGTCGGCTGCGGCACAGGGGGGCTGACCCGTCTGATTCGGAGCCAGTACCCCCATGCCGATTACGAGGCGATTGACCTCGCAGCAGGGATGATCGCGCAGGCACAGGCCAGTCTTGCCCGTCTCGGCCTGACAGGAAGCTTTTACCAGGCCGATGCTGAGGAATGGGTCTGGACGCAGCCGGCGGCGTGCAAAGACTTGATTGTATCAGGAGCCTGCTTCCAGTGGTTTTTTCGTCCCGAGCAGACCATCCGTGGCTTGTGCCGCTTGCTTGCGCCAAACGCTCCGCTCTATTTTTCCACCTTCGGGCCGGACACCTTTTGCGAACTGCACGATTCGTTTGCCCATGCCCACGCCAGTCTGGGCGAAAAAGGGGTACGGCACGGTCTGTCGTTTCTATCGGCGGAGCAGTGGCTGTCCATGCTGGAGGCGGCGGGAATGAGTTCCCTGCGGGCAACGACGCAAAAGGTGGTGCTGGCCTATCCGGGCGTTTCGGACTTTTTGCACGCGGTCAAGGCAGTAGGCGCCAATGCGAGTGAGGACAAGAGTGCGGGACTGGGCCGAAGGAGGCTGCTGCTGGCGATGATGGACTATTACGAGAGGACGTACGGCGGAGAGCATGGCGTGCGGGTTACCTACGATCTGCTCTACATCAGCGGGGTTCGCCAGCCGCGTCCGTAA
- the atpB gene encoding F0F1 ATP synthase subunit A, whose protein sequence is MHYSLRFEWLGMVFDISTILMILVTSLVVLLLCIGMTRNLTSATPSGAQNVMEWIVDFVTGITKSYISPKKAAGFVSLALTLFLYIFLGNQLGLVFNVNTAHHNSPDHQVSEKVKDMLTASTSEEAKQQKLAKLEEELNSTDPHSHGVVIGWWKSPTATPSVTFALAFIVLLYAHYLGIKKSFGGWLKHTFLNPIHILEEFIIKPLTLPLRLFGNIFAGEVLIAFLLGVGIFGSIPLFLWLGYSVFVGSVQAFIFTTLAMVYLSQQVNEDH, encoded by the coding sequence ATGCATTATTCTCTGCGATTTGAATGGTTGGGCATGGTATTTGACATCTCCACTATTCTCATGATTTTGGTAACCTCTCTGGTGGTGCTTTTGCTCTGTATCGGGATGACTCGCAACCTGACCTCCGCTACTCCAAGCGGCGCGCAAAACGTGATGGAATGGATTGTAGACTTCGTAACCGGTATTACAAAAAGCTATATCTCACCGAAAAAGGCTGCGGGTTTTGTCTCGCTGGCGCTGACTTTGTTCCTCTACATCTTCCTGGGAAACCAACTGGGTCTCGTATTTAACGTAAATACAGCTCACCACAACAGTCCTGACCATCAAGTAAGCGAAAAGGTTAAAGACATGTTGACGGCTTCTACGAGCGAAGAGGCGAAGCAGCAAAAGTTGGCTAAGCTTGAGGAAGAGCTGAACTCAACCGATCCGCATTCACACGGTGTTGTCATCGGCTGGTGGAAATCGCCAACCGCAACTCCGAGCGTAACTTTCGCTCTCGCGTTCATCGTGTTGCTGTACGCTCACTACTTGGGCATCAAGAAGAGCTTCGGTGGATGGTTGAAACATACATTCCTGAATCCGATTCACATTCTGGAGGAGTTCATCATCAAGCCGCTGACGCTGCCTTTGCGTCTATTCGGTAACATCTTTGCGGGTGAGGTTTTGATCGCCTTCCTCTTGGGTGTAGGGATCTTCGGAAGCATTCCGCTGTTCCTGTGGCTGGGCTACTCCGTGTTTGTCGGCTCCGTACAGGCATTCATTTTCACTACGCTGGCGATGGTTTACCTGTCTCAGCAAGTGAATGAAGATCACTAA
- the bioD gene encoding dethiobiotin synthase, whose protein sequence is MTKPFAGLFVAGTDTDVGKTVVTAGIAAALRERGCDLGVWKPVQSGALAHEQTSDAFRLRAWSGVEDLCEEIAPLAFSAPLTPWLAAQAEGRTLALDEVVAGGHSLMAKHDWLLVEGAGGLAVPLTQTEMMIDLAVRLNLPLLLVARAGLGTINHTLLSVWYARSRGLEVAGVILNEAAPATATDQSIATNAAMIERYGNVSVWGVLPYMGGAFTQQQLAESVRAHVNVSPVESVLKKQTIKGEIQG, encoded by the coding sequence ATGACCAAGCCATTTGCAGGATTGTTCGTTGCCGGGACGGATACGGATGTGGGCAAAACTGTCGTCACCGCTGGAATCGCGGCGGCGCTGCGCGAGAGAGGCTGCGATCTCGGTGTGTGGAAGCCCGTTCAGTCCGGGGCGTTGGCGCATGAGCAGACGAGCGATGCTTTTCGCTTGCGGGCCTGGAGCGGTGTAGAGGACTTGTGCGAGGAAATTGCGCCTCTGGCTTTTTCCGCGCCGCTGACGCCCTGGCTGGCAGCACAAGCCGAGGGCAGGACGCTCGCGCTCGACGAAGTGGTTGCGGGCGGGCATTCCTTGATGGCGAAGCACGACTGGCTGCTGGTAGAGGGGGCCGGCGGGCTGGCAGTGCCTCTGACGCAAACGGAGATGATGATCGACCTCGCCGTCAGGCTGAACCTGCCGCTGTTGCTGGTCGCCCGCGCAGGGCTTGGCACGATTAACCACACGCTCTTGTCGGTCTGGTATGCGCGCTCCCGGGGGCTTGAGGTGGCCGGCGTGATTTTAAATGAAGCAGCCCCCGCAACGGCGACCGACCAGAGTATCGCCACGAATGCCGCGATGATCGAGCGTTACGGAAATGTGTCTGTCTGGGGAGTGCTGCCGTACATGGGCGGAGCGTTTACCCAACAGCAATTGGCTGAATCGGTGAGGGCGCATGTGAACGTGTCGCCTGTCGAGAGTGTGCTGAAAAAGCAAACTATTAAAGGGGAGATACAAGGATGA
- a CDS encoding alpha/beta fold hydrolase translates to MTPAILWLTGWGMPDSCWEQVRRQLPCALHLAPDFSRVSRPEEFYEAVEQTARSVAGKELVVVGWSMGGLLALRLAASRPVAGLVLVGATMRFVRESAERDRGWGAAVLQRMKRLLPKDRERIMAQFAEQMLTAKERGQNRVDTGTAGAQWSQQALLAGLDYLASEDCRHKAASLFCPAVVIHGTDDLICPLAAGEELAGALPAAEFVRLQDCGHAPHIFYPDVVGTAVTRMVKQIAQKHGQASVQ, encoded by the coding sequence GTGACACCTGCGATACTTTGGCTGACGGGCTGGGGGATGCCGGATTCGTGCTGGGAGCAAGTCCGTCGACAGCTTCCTTGTGCGTTGCACCTGGCACCGGACTTTTCGCGCGTGTCCCGTCCGGAAGAGTTTTACGAGGCAGTAGAACAGACAGCTCGCTCTGTCGCCGGAAAAGAGCTGGTTGTCGTCGGATGGTCCATGGGCGGGCTGCTGGCGCTCAGGCTGGCTGCTTCGCGGCCCGTAGCAGGACTGGTTCTCGTCGGTGCGACAATGCGCTTTGTCCGCGAGTCGGCAGAGCGTGACCGTGGCTGGGGCGCAGCCGTGCTGCAACGGATGAAACGCCTTTTGCCAAAAGACCGCGAGCGGATCATGGCCCAGTTCGCGGAGCAGATGCTGACGGCAAAAGAACGCGGGCAAAACCGGGTGGATACGGGAACAGCCGGGGCGCAGTGGAGCCAGCAAGCGCTGCTCGCGGGTCTCGACTACCTGGCAAGCGAGGACTGTCGGCATAAAGCGGCGTCACTCTTCTGTCCTGCCGTCGTCATTCACGGAACAGACGACCTCATCTGTCCGCTGGCAGCGGGCGAGGAGCTGGCAGGCGCGCTGCCGGCTGCTGAGTTTGTGCGGCTGCAAGACTGCGGCCACGCGCCCCACATTTTTTACCCGGACGTGGTCGGGACAGCGGTAACGAGGATGGTGAAGCAGATTGCACAGAAACACGGTCAAGCATCGGTTCAGTAA
- the atpE gene encoding F0F1 ATP synthase subunit C — MEGLALAIGIVFGLAALGAAIGNSLVISRTIEGVARQPEARGNLMGLMFLGLGLVEAVPIIAVAIGFILFGRM; from the coding sequence ATGGAAGGTTTGGCTCTTGCAATTGGTATCGTATTTGGTCTCGCTGCTCTTGGCGCAGCAATCGGTAACTCCCTGGTAATCTCCCGTACAATTGAAGGTGTAGCTCGTCAACCAGAAGCACGTGGTAACCTCATGGGTCTCATGTTCCTGGGTCTCGGTCTGGTAGAGGCGGTTCCGATCATCGCTGTAGCGATCGGTTTCATTCTCTTCGGTCGTATGTAG
- a CDS encoding F0F1 ATP synthase subunit delta, which yields MSSAVGKRYARALFEVASERGKIDQVEADLGAIVQAVEGNEDLKKIIQHPHIAADAKGKLVEELFKSHVGEESFNFLNVLIDNGREVQLSDIYSSFVQLANEARGYADAVVTSAKPLSEQEQAELADKFGQTVNKKLRMTTVVDPSILGGIIIKIGDRLYDGSLKTKLETFAQKA from the coding sequence ATGAGTAGCGCAGTAGGAAAACGTTATGCTCGCGCTCTCTTTGAAGTAGCGAGCGAGCGTGGCAAGATCGATCAGGTGGAAGCTGACCTTGGTGCGATCGTGCAGGCTGTGGAGGGCAACGAAGATCTGAAAAAGATCATACAGCACCCGCACATCGCGGCAGATGCAAAGGGCAAACTGGTTGAAGAGCTGTTCAAAAGCCATGTAGGGGAAGAGAGCTTCAACTTCCTGAACGTCCTGATTGACAACGGACGGGAAGTTCAACTGTCGGACATCTACAGCTCCTTTGTACAATTGGCAAACGAAGCGCGTGGCTATGCAGATGCTGTCGTCACAAGCGCAAAGCCGCTTTCTGAACAAGAACAGGCGGAGCTCGCTGACAAGTTCGGACAAACGGTAAATAAAAAGCTGCGGATGACAACGGTCGTAGACCCTTCGATTCTCGGCGGCATTATTATCAAAATCGGCGACCGTCTGTACGATGGCAGCCTGAAAACGAAGCTGGAAACCTTTGCGCAAAAAGCGTAA
- a CDS encoding AtpZ/AtpI family protein, which translates to MSKIDNPWRAITLVTLIGVDMAVCVVAGVFLGKYLDGLFATNPLFLMVGLLAGLGIGVYSVYRIIRGYL; encoded by the coding sequence GTGTCGAAAATTGATAATCCTTGGCGAGCCATCACGTTGGTCACTCTGATTGGTGTCGATATGGCCGTTTGCGTGGTTGCGGGAGTCTTTCTGGGAAAATACCTGGATGGCCTTTTCGCTACCAATCCGTTGTTTTTGATGGTTGGACTGCTCGCGGGATTAGGAATAGGCGTGTACAGCGTCTACCGCATCATTCGCGGTTACCTCTAG
- the bioA gene encoding adenosylmethionine--8-amino-7-oxononanoate transaminase: MLTKDVVWLLHTYDYDELAQKNKQFLWHPFTQMKDYNAQEPLIIARGEGVKLIDVNGKAYYDGFSSVWLNVHGHNVPELNQAIMEQLSQIAHSTLLGMANVPSILLAEQLVRIAPPGLSKVFYSDNGATAVEISLKMAFQYWQNRGQTGKHSFITMNNAYHGDTIGATSVGAIPLYHQVYKPLLFSPHVIPYPYPYRDGGEQAAMEATLSQLESLLQQKAGEIAAMIVEPVVQGASGMIVMPDGCLKRIAELLRAHDVLLIADEVATGFGRTGKMFACEHDGVVPDIMAVAKGLTGGYLPVAATLVTENIYDAFYADYEEQKTFFHGHSFTGNPLGCAVALENLRLMEERRLVDQVAEKAVGLKQLLQPLKAEPHVGDIRQKGLMAGIELVRDKQTKEPYHWNERIGVRVCQRAREKGLLTRPLGNVIVFIPPLASRMGEIAEMVQILAESIREVTLEQKEQEVR; the protein is encoded by the coding sequence ATGTTAACCAAGGATGTGGTATGGTTGTTACATACTTATGACTATGACGAGCTGGCGCAAAAGAACAAGCAATTTTTGTGGCATCCATTTACGCAGATGAAAGACTACAACGCGCAGGAGCCTTTGATTATTGCCAGAGGCGAAGGAGTCAAGTTGATCGACGTCAATGGCAAGGCGTATTACGACGGCTTTTCTTCCGTATGGCTGAACGTTCACGGCCACAATGTCCCCGAGCTGAACCAGGCGATCATGGAGCAGCTATCGCAAATCGCGCACTCGACTCTGCTGGGAATGGCAAACGTGCCGTCCATCCTGCTGGCCGAGCAGCTTGTGCGAATCGCTCCGCCTGGACTCAGCAAAGTGTTTTACTCGGACAACGGCGCGACTGCGGTAGAAATCTCCCTGAAAATGGCGTTCCAGTATTGGCAAAACCGCGGGCAGACGGGCAAGCATTCGTTTATCACGATGAACAACGCCTACCATGGCGACACGATCGGAGCGACCAGCGTGGGCGCAATCCCGCTGTACCATCAGGTTTACAAGCCACTGTTGTTTTCTCCGCACGTCATCCCTTACCCGTATCCGTACCGGGATGGAGGCGAACAGGCGGCCATGGAAGCAACCTTGAGCCAGTTGGAGAGCTTGCTGCAGCAAAAAGCAGGCGAGATTGCCGCCATGATTGTCGAGCCTGTCGTCCAGGGAGCCAGCGGAATGATCGTCATGCCGGACGGCTGTTTGAAACGGATTGCCGAGCTTTTGCGCGCGCATGACGTGTTGCTGATTGCGGATGAGGTGGCGACAGGCTTTGGACGGACGGGAAAAATGTTCGCCTGTGAGCACGACGGCGTAGTGCCAGACATCATGGCCGTTGCCAAAGGGCTGACCGGAGGCTATTTGCCTGTAGCCGCCACGCTTGTTACCGAAAACATCTACGACGCTTTTTACGCGGACTACGAGGAACAGAAGACGTTTTTCCACGGCCACTCGTTTACCGGGAATCCGCTCGGCTGTGCCGTAGCGCTGGAAAACTTGCGGCTGATGGAGGAGCGAAGACTGGTCGATCAGGTGGCAGAAAAAGCGGTCGGTCTAAAGCAGCTTTTGCAGCCGCTAAAGGCAGAGCCGCACGTCGGCGATATCCGGCAAAAAGGCTTGATGGCAGGAATCGAGCTGGTCCGGGACAAGCAAACGAAGGAGCCGTACCACTGGAACGAGCGCATCGGCGTCCGCGTCTGCCAGCGGGCGAGAGAAAAAGGGCTGCTGACCAGACCGCTGGGCAATGTGATCGTCTTCATCCCGCCGCTTGCCTCCAGAATGGGCGAGATTGCGGAAATGGTGCAAATTTTGGCCGAATCCATCCGCGAGGTCACGCTGGAACAAAAGGAGCAGGAAGTGCGATGA
- a CDS encoding acetyl-CoA C-acetyltransferase, with product MGQKEIVIASAVRTAIGSFQGTLAGISATKLGGIVLEAALERAGVSKDAVDEVIMGNVLSAGLGQNPARQAAIQAGLAHEVPSLTINKVCGSGLKAVHLAVQAILSEDAEVVLAGGMENMSQAPYLLEGARSGYRMGDQKVVDTMIRDGLWCAFNDYHMGITAENLCAKYEIGREEQDEFAAWSQQKAQKALESGRFQDEIVTVPIPQRKGDPVLFSVDEFPRAGVTAEMLAKLKPAFKKDGTVTAGNASGINDGAAALLIMTREKAEELGVKPLARIVANASAGVDPSIMGYGPVPATKRVLEKAGLSLSDMDLIEANEAFAVQSLSVGKALGIDREKLNVNGGAIALGHPIGASGARILVTLVHELQKREGAKYGLATLCIGGGQGVSTIVEKM from the coding sequence ATGGGTCAAAAGGAAATCGTTATCGCAAGCGCAGTGCGCACGGCTATCGGCAGCTTTCAGGGCACGCTTGCTGGAATCAGCGCGACAAAGCTGGGCGGAATCGTCCTCGAAGCAGCTTTGGAGCGCGCAGGTGTGTCCAAGGATGCAGTCGATGAAGTGATTATGGGGAACGTGCTGTCCGCAGGTCTGGGACAAAACCCTGCTCGTCAGGCTGCCATTCAAGCAGGCTTGGCGCACGAGGTGCCATCCTTGACGATTAACAAAGTATGCGGCTCAGGACTGAAAGCCGTTCATTTGGCTGTGCAGGCGATTTTGAGTGAAGACGCCGAGGTCGTGCTGGCAGGAGGCATGGAAAACATGAGTCAGGCCCCTTACTTGCTGGAGGGAGCGCGCTCCGGGTACCGCATGGGTGACCAGAAGGTGGTCGACACGATGATCCGCGATGGTCTTTGGTGCGCATTCAACGACTACCACATGGGAATCACGGCTGAAAATCTGTGCGCCAAATACGAGATCGGACGGGAAGAACAGGACGAGTTTGCGGCGTGGAGCCAGCAAAAAGCCCAGAAGGCTCTGGAAAGCGGCCGTTTTCAGGACGAGATCGTGACCGTTCCGATTCCGCAGCGCAAAGGCGATCCGGTTCTGTTTTCCGTCGACGAGTTTCCGCGTGCCGGCGTGACAGCAGAGATGCTCGCCAAGCTGAAGCCAGCCTTTAAAAAGGACGGAACCGTGACAGCGGGCAACGCATCCGGCATTAATGACGGCGCGGCGGCCCTGTTGATTATGACCAGGGAAAAAGCGGAAGAACTGGGCGTCAAGCCGCTCGCGCGCATCGTGGCCAACGCCAGCGCAGGGGTCGATCCGAGCATCATGGGCTACGGGCCTGTTCCCGCGACCAAGCGCGTTTTGGAGAAGGCAGGACTGTCATTGTCCGACATGGATCTGATCGAAGCGAACGAAGCTTTTGCCGTCCAGTCGCTGTCTGTGGGCAAAGCGCTCGGCATCGACCGCGAAAAGCTGAACGTTAACGGGGGAGCGATCGCGCTAGGTCATCCAATTGGCGCAAGCGGGGCGAGAATTTTAGTGACACTTGTTCACGAATTGCAAAAGCGCGAAGGGGCAAAATATGGTTTAGCAACCTTGTGTATCGGCGGCGGACAAGGGGTTTCGACGATTGTTGAAAAAATGTAG
- the atpF gene encoding F0F1 ATP synthase subunit B, which produces MLDFGAVSLEWGTLLTQAIVFLLLLLLVRKLAMGPIVGIMEKRRQHIENQISSAERNRAEAEALLAEQRRVLDEARAESKAIIDRATKQASDEASKIVAEAQAASERMKADASAELAREVEKAKLELREQMTGLSVLLASKIIEKELDEAAQKSTVDKFLAQVGDRL; this is translated from the coding sequence ATGCTCGACTTTGGAGCGGTGTCCCTGGAGTGGGGAACGCTTTTAACCCAAGCAATTGTGTTCTTGTTGTTGCTCTTGCTGGTTCGTAAACTTGCCATGGGCCCGATCGTTGGCATCATGGAAAAACGTCGTCAGCATATCGAAAATCAAATTTCATCGGCTGAGCGCAACCGTGCGGAGGCAGAGGCTCTCTTGGCAGAGCAACGCCGCGTACTGGACGAAGCTCGCGCTGAATCCAAAGCCATCATCGACCGCGCTACCAAGCAAGCGTCTGATGAAGCAAGCAAAATCGTGGCAGAAGCTCAAGCTGCATCCGAGCGTATGAAAGCGGACGCAAGCGCTGAGCTGGCACGTGAAGTAGAAAAAGCAAAACTCGAACTGCGCGAGCAAATGACAGGTCTTTCCGTTCTCTTGGCTTCCAAGATTATCGAAAAAGAACTGGACGAAGCAGCGCAAAAGTCTACTGTTGACAAATTCCTCGCTCAAGTAGGAGATCGCCTATGA
- the bioF gene encoding 8-amino-7-oxononanoate synthase, whose product MKRKYEWLEAEWSRMREQSLDRTWQTVEPIAEAGGAWIRVCGKKLLNLSANNYLGLAHEERIVEAGEKAARKWGAGGTASRLVLGNYPLYDELERRLAEWKQREGALVFANGYQANTGVIAALAGRGDVVFSDRLNHASIVDGIILSRAEHVRYRHNDLEHLEFLLQKHQGARRKWIVTDSVFSMDGDKAPLLALAELRERYGALLMVDEAHAGGVRGEQGQGLCHELGMADQVDVLMGTFSKAFGVYGAYVCADQPVIRHLRSKARSLIYSTALPPAVIGSTLAALTQIETDTWRRQALRQNASWFRQKLRASGFAVADEDTQIIPLAIGENERALQFSQKLLERGIAAVAIRPPTVPDGTARIRFTVMATHTPDELAWAVQELAAIRDELDGREAL is encoded by the coding sequence ATGAAACGCAAGTACGAATGGCTGGAGGCGGAGTGGAGCCGGATGCGGGAGCAGTCGCTGGACAGAACGTGGCAGACGGTTGAACCGATAGCCGAAGCAGGCGGCGCATGGATTCGGGTTTGCGGGAAAAAGCTGCTGAATTTGTCCGCCAACAACTATCTGGGGCTTGCTCATGAAGAGCGAATCGTGGAAGCGGGCGAAAAGGCTGCGAGAAAATGGGGCGCAGGCGGCACTGCTTCCCGCCTCGTGCTCGGCAACTACCCGCTGTACGACGAACTGGAGCGGCGCCTGGCCGAGTGGAAGCAGCGCGAAGGAGCGCTCGTGTTTGCCAACGGCTATCAGGCGAATACGGGAGTGATCGCGGCACTGGCAGGCCGGGGCGATGTCGTTTTTAGCGATCGGCTGAACCACGCCAGCATCGTCGACGGCATCATCCTGAGCCGTGCCGAGCACGTCCGGTATCGGCACAACGATCTGGAGCATCTGGAGTTTTTGCTGCAAAAGCATCAGGGAGCGAGACGAAAATGGATCGTGACGGACAGCGTGTTTTCCATGGATGGCGACAAGGCTCCGCTGCTTGCTTTGGCCGAGCTGCGCGAGCGCTACGGCGCCCTGCTCATGGTCGACGAGGCGCATGCAGGGGGAGTGCGCGGGGAACAGGGCCAGGGCTTGTGCCACGAGCTGGGGATGGCCGATCAGGTAGATGTGCTCATGGGCACGTTCAGCAAAGCTTTTGGGGTGTACGGCGCCTACGTCTGTGCCGATCAGCCCGTGATTCGCCATCTGCGCTCGAAGGCCCGCTCGCTCATTTACTCCACCGCTCTGCCGCCTGCCGTCATCGGCTCGACGCTTGCAGCTTTGACGCAGATCGAAACGGACACGTGGAGAAGGCAAGCTCTCCGGCAAAACGCGAGTTGGTTCCGCCAGAAACTGCGCGCGAGCGGCTTTGCCGTAGCAGATGAGGACACGCAAATTATCCCGCTGGCGATAGGAGAAAACGAGCGGGCGCTGCAATTCAGCCAGAAGCTTCTGGAGCGCGGGATTGCCGCTGTCGCCATCCGTCCGCCCACCGTTCCGGACGGGACGGCGCGCATCCGCTTTACCGTGATGGCGACGCATACGCCGGATGAGCTAGCGTGGGCCGTCCAGGAGCTGGCTGCCATTCGTGATGAGCTGGACGGGAGGGAGGCGCTGTGA
- a CDS encoding ATP synthase subunit I: MQTFSSAMRYTFRYAFFCMAIAAILWALLPSYRFFLQSLLLGMAGSLVNGTVLFSKTWRIGQMAVDPGVRPKGTGMLQRLVVAGFAVFLTMRFPHLFGLAGVLIGLFLFQILSFLFVYRSFK, translated from the coding sequence ATGCAAACGTTTTCTTCGGCAATGCGATACACGTTTCGCTATGCCTTTTTCTGTATGGCAATCGCCGCGATACTCTGGGCGCTGTTGCCATCCTATCGTTTCTTTTTGCAAAGCCTCCTGCTCGGGATGGCTGGCAGTCTAGTGAATGGCACGGTCCTCTTCAGCAAAACTTGGCGAATTGGCCAGATGGCTGTTGATCCAGGCGTGCGGCCCAAAGGGACAGGTATGCTGCAACGATTGGTCGTGGCAGGCTTTGCTGTCTTTTTAACTATGCGCTTCCCTCATTTGTTCGGACTGGCCGGAGTGTTGATCGGCTTGTTCCTCTTTCAGATTCTCAGCTTCCTTTTTGTGTATCGCTCCTTTAAATAG
- the bioB gene encoding biotin synthase BioB: protein MNKTVAVNWNEYAEKAVQKEALTQEEALRVLQAPDDELLPLLHAAFQVRKHFFGKKVKLNMILNAKSGLCPEDCGYCSQSIVSTAPVAKYTMLDKDTLLAGAREALNRKAGTYCIVASGRGPTEKELGQVIEAVKEIRETMPLKICACLGILSDEQAQRLKEAGVHRYNHNLNTSRNHYSAITTTHTYDQRVETVDTVKKAGMSPCSGVIVGMGESDEEIVEMAFALRSLDADSIPVNFLNAIPGTPLQNQGRTPAQKALKVLALFRFVCPDKEIRVAGGREVNLRSLQPLSLYAANSLFVGDYLTTPGQEISSDHKMIEDLGFEIELCAL, encoded by the coding sequence ATGAACAAGACGGTTGCCGTGAACTGGAACGAGTATGCAGAGAAGGCTGTGCAAAAGGAAGCGCTGACGCAGGAGGAGGCGTTGCGCGTCTTGCAAGCGCCAGACGATGAGCTGCTGCCGCTATTGCACGCCGCTTTTCAGGTCAGGAAGCACTTTTTCGGGAAAAAGGTCAAGCTGAACATGATCCTGAACGCCAAAAGCGGCCTGTGCCCGGAAGATTGCGGGTACTGCTCGCAGTCGATCGTCTCCACAGCTCCTGTAGCCAAGTACACCATGCTCGACAAAGACACGCTGCTGGCAGGAGCGCGGGAAGCGCTGAACCGGAAGGCAGGGACGTACTGTATCGTCGCTTCCGGCCGTGGTCCGACCGAAAAGGAGCTGGGCCAGGTGATCGAAGCAGTCAAAGAAATTCGCGAGACAATGCCGCTGAAAATATGCGCTTGTCTCGGCATCCTGAGCGACGAGCAGGCACAGCGGCTGAAGGAAGCGGGCGTGCATCGCTACAACCACAACCTGAACACAAGCCGCAACCATTACTCGGCGATCACGACGACCCATACATACGATCAGCGGGTGGAAACCGTCGATACGGTGAAAAAAGCCGGGATGTCACCGTGCTCTGGCGTCATCGTCGGCATGGGGGAGAGCGACGAGGAGATCGTCGAGATGGCATTTGCCTTGCGCAGTCTGGATGCGGATTCGATCCCGGTCAACTTTTTGAATGCGATTCCGGGGACTCCGCTGCAAAACCAGGGCCGCACGCCTGCGCAAAAGGCGCTGAAGGTGTTGGCGCTGTTCCGCTTCGTCTGCCCTGACAAGGAAATTCGCGTGGCAGGCGGACGCGAGGTGAATCTGCGCAGCTTGCAGCCGCTGTCGCTCTACGCGGCCAATTCGCTGTTTGTCGGCGACTATTTGACGACGCCGGGCCAGGAGATTTCCAGCGATCACAAAATGATCGAAGACCTTGGCTTCGAGATCGAGCTATGTGCGCTGTAG